Proteins from a genomic interval of Quercus lobata isolate SW786 chromosome 11, ValleyOak3.0 Primary Assembly, whole genome shotgun sequence:
- the LOC115967115 gene encoding uncharacterized protein LOC115967115, whose translation MDKKDIFLPRPINTVLEGNKNYLSWSQAMRSFLKGRMLWHYCTGAVAIPVKGASEEDTVFLGRMIEWDSHNHMILTWIRNTSIPSISNLLGSYDDAKSAWDMLAKRYSTTHGSMKYQLVVELHQLRQEPGQSINDYYDQLRFIWDQIDLSDPTWACSKDAQQYASIRDEFRLYEFLMSLHKDFEPIRGQLLNRSPAPSLDTAVNELVREEARLATLQAQNKLNVLAITPSAPPLEQPQQSGESSGSSNRRKQTYKKFCNYCKRPGHTIETCYRRSKSTAAVANTEPTPPMASISAESQSSGSTINLSPTELQEIIAQAVRMAGNASLSTALSVLPGKSQTWLFDSACCNHMTPHSSLFSKLDPALNIHIADGSTMHGNSLGFVSTSNLSVPGVFHVPDLSYNLCSVGQLAELGYRLIFDYSGSAAVSSLPSLALWHSRLGHASSSRVQQLASRGLLGSVSKDNFDYESLVPSTNTLDPSPDIFDTPPRQVEDEQVDDELPHLEPGSPAPAPPEDPPQDIPHRHSTRKNAFLNGDLSEAVYMQPPPGLSVDSNKVCHLRRALYGLKQAPRAWFAKFSSTIFRLGYTASPYDSALFLRRTDKGTILLLLYVDDMIITGDDLSGIQELKDFLSQQFEMKDLGHLSYFLGLEITHSTDGLYITQAKYASDLLSRAGLTDSKTVDTPVELNAHLTPSGGKPLSNPSLYRRLVGSLVYLTVTRPDISYAVHQVSQYLSAPRSTHYAAVLRILRYLKGTLFHGLFYSAQSPLVLRAFSDADWAGDPTDRRSTTGYCFLLGSSLISWRSKKQTFVARSSTEAEYRALADTTSELLWLRWLLKDLGVSTSSATPLYCDNQSAIHIAHNDVFHERTKHI comes from the exons atggataaaaaggATATTTTTCTTCCTCGCCCCATCAATACTGTATTGGAGGGGAACAAGAATTACTTATCTTGGTCTCAAGCTATGCGCAGTTTTCTTAAGGGTCGTATGCTCTGGCATTACTGTACTGGTGCAGTCGCTATTCCTGTCAAAGGAGCTAGTGAAGAAGATACTGTCTTTCTTGGTCGTATGATTGAATGGGATAGTCACAACCACATGATCCTCACATGGATTCGGAAcacttccattccttccatTTCCAACCTGTTGGGCAGCTATGATGATGCCAAGTCAGCGTGGGATATGTTGGCCAAAAGGTACTCCACTACTCATGGCTCTATGAAATATCAGTTAGTGGTTGAATTGCATCAACTCAGACAGGAACCAGGGCAATCCATCAATGACTACTATGATCAGCTTCGCTTCatttgggaccaaattgacctttcTGATCCAACTTGGGCATGTTCAAAGGATGCTCAACAATATGCTTCCATCAGAGATGAATTTCGCCTCTATGAATTCCTGATGTCCCTTCACAAGGACTTTGAGCCCATTCGAGGCCAGCTACTAAATCGCAGTCCTGCTCCCTCTCTTGATACTGCTGTGAATGAGTTGGTTAGAGAAGAAGCTCGTCTTGCAACCCTTCAAGCTCAGAATAAGCTCAATGTTTTAGCTATTACACCTTCTGCTCCACCCTTAGAGCAACCTCAACAATCAGGTGAGTCCTCTGGCTCTAGCAATCGTCGCAAGCAGACCTACAAAAAGTTCTGCAACTATTGCAAGCGTCCTGGCCACACCATTGAGACTTGTTATCGTCGCAGCAAATCTACTGCTGCTGTTGCTAATACTGAGCCTACTCCGCCGATGGCTTCCATTTCAGCTGAGTCccagtcttctggatccactaTCAACCTCTCTCCCACTGAACTACAGGAGATCATAGCTCAAGCTGTTCGTATGGCTGGTAATGCATCTCTTTCCACTGCTCTCTCTGTTCTGCCCGGTAAGTCTCAAACTTGGCTCTTTGACTCTGcctgttgcaatcacatgacacctcactcctCCTTATTCTCCAAACTTGACCCTGCACTAAATATTCATATAGCTGATGGTTCCACCATGCATGGGAATAGTCTAGGTTTTGTTTCGACCTCCAACCTTTCTGTTCCTGGAGTCTTCCATGTACCTGACCTATCCTATAATTTGTgctctgtgggacaattagctgaactAGGTTATCGCCTTATTTTTGactattctgggt CTGCTGCAGTTTCTTCCTTACCATCTcttgcactttggcattctCGTCTTGGTCATGCTTCATCTTCTCGGGTACAACAGTTAGCTTCTAGGGGTCTGTTGGGTTctgtgtccaaagacaattttgatt ATGAGTCTCTTGTTCCTTCTACAAATACTTTAGACCCTTCTCCAGATATTTTTGATACTCCTCCTAGACAGGTtgaagatgaacaggttgatGACGAGCTACCCCACCTAGAGCCTGGGTCCCCTGCccctgctccgcctgaagatcctccacaagacattccacATCGCCACTCAACccgg aaaaatgctttccttaatggggatttgaGTGAAGCAgtctatatgcaacctcctcctggtctctctgttgactcaaacaaggtttgtcatcttcgacgtgcactttatggtcttaaacaagctccacgagcttggtttgccaagttCAGCTCCACTATCTTTCGCTTGGGTTACACTGCTAGTCcgtatgattctgccttatttcttcgtcgtaCTGATAAAGGCACCATTTTGCTTcttctatatgtggatgatatgatcataactggtgatgacctcagtggcattcaagaactcaaggattttctcagtcagcaatttgagatgaaagatcttggacatctcagttatttcttgggtcttgaaattactcattccacagatggtctttatattactcaagccaagtatgcttctgacCTTTTATCTCGAGCTGGACTTACTGacagcaagactgttgacactccggTTGAACTTAATGCGCATTTGACACCCTcgggggggaaaccattgtctaatccttctctttacagacgattggttggcagcctagtttatctcacagttactcgtccagacatctcctatgctgttcatcaggtgagccagtatctgtctgctccacgatctactcactatgctgctgttctgcgcattcttcgatacctgaagggcactctcttccatggccttttctactcagctcagtctcctcttgtacttcgtgcattttctgatgctgattgggcaggggatcccactgatcgcaggtccactacaggttattgctttctccttggttcttctttaatttcttggcgaagtaagaaacaaacctttgtggcccgctccagtactgaagcagaatatcgtgcccttgctgataccacatctgagctcctttggctacgatggcttcttaaggatttaggtgtgtccacatcctctgctactcccctttattgtgacaaccagagtgccattcatattgctcacaatgatgtctttcatgaacggactaaacacatc